The following coding sequences are from one Mustela lutreola isolate mMusLut2 chromosome 5, mMusLut2.pri, whole genome shotgun sequence window:
- the PCDHB1 gene encoding protocadherin beta-1 produces MAVAHRKLLQSRQVGSLLFMLCVSVGSAATIRYSVAEEMESGSFVANVAKDLGLEVGKLAARGARLVSEGNKLHFRLHRKTGDLFVKEKLDRESLCGKADPCVLHFEIVLVEPLQSFRVEVRVFDINDNAPIFLNKEPLLKIPESTPLGSRFPLQSAQDLDVGLNGLQNYTLSRNAYFHLHTRFRSHGPKYAELVLDKPLDREDQPEVNLTITAVDGGSPPKSGIAHIRVEVLDVNDHVPQFSRLVYRAQVLENSANGSLVATVSATDLDEGSNKEITYSLAQNPEAVLQTFQVDSHTGEVRLRGPLDFEAIETYDIDIQATDGGGLSAHSKVLVEVVDVNDNPPEVTVSSVSSPLPEDSPLQTVVALFSIRDRDVRVGGKITCFLREDLPFAVKPTFRNSYSLVTDRGLDREEVSGYNITIVAMDTGPPSLFTETVIEVLIADINDNPPVFQEDSYILTVQENNSPAIFIGKVYAEDLDLGENAQVTYTLLPPQSGDLSVFAYISINSDNGKLYALRTMDYEAIQNFQFVVKATDGGFLSLSSHVTVRVVVLDDNDNRPMILYPLQNGTLPCNDLVPRSADAGFLVTKVVAVDGDSGQNSWLSYHLLKATDPGLFSVQQQNGEIRTLRQISERDPMIQKLIILVQDHGQPALSTTASLNILLVNGFSEPYLQFRDPSKNPTRVNPSTKYLVISLAVLSFLFLLSVTVIFGIHIYQKVKYREKFTVQEHFYDDCNFPNNLVQRGANGSLSQPCPYEMCSATGTSNSEFRFLKRFMPNFPFPHGTGETKTEAGSRLPPDSNRNRSQGSEDHGQVPDNSM; encoded by the coding sequence ATGGCGGTGGCGCACAGAAAACTCCTGCAGAGCAGGCAAGTAGGGTCTCTTCTCTTTATGTTGTGCGTATCTGTGGGGAGTGCGGCCACCATCCGCTATTCAGTGGCGGAAGAGATGGAGAGCGGTTCATTTGTGGCTAATGTGGCTAAGGACCTGGGGCTGGAGGTAGGGAAGCTGGCTGCGCGCGGGGCGCGGCTGGTTTCTGAAGGCAACAAACTGCATTTCCGTCTCCACCGTAAGACCGGGGATCTGTTCGTGAAGGAGAAACTGGATAGGGAGTCACTGTGTGGCAAAGCTGACCCGTGCGTCCTGCACTTTGAAATAGTCCTGGTGGAGCCGCTGCAGTCCTTTCGGGTTGAGGTCAGGGTATTTGATATCAATGACAATGCCCCGATTTTCCTGAACAAGGAGCCGCTTTTAAAGATTCCAGAGAGCACGCCCCTGGGTTCACGTTTTCCTCTGCAGAGCGCCCAGGATCTGGACGTGGGCCTCAATGGTCTTCAAAATTACACCTTGAGCCGCAATGCGTATTTCCACCTGCACACCCGCTTTCGCAGTCATGGGCCCAAATATGCTGAGCTGGTCTTGGATAAGCCCCTGGACAGAGAGGACCAGCCGGAAGTCAATTTGACAATTACGGCGGTGGATGGGGGGTCCCCACCCAAGTCGGGCATCGCGCACATCCGCGTGGAGGTTCTGGATGTCAATGACCACGTGCCTCAGTTCTCTAGGCTGGTGTACCGTGCTCAGGTACTGGAAAATAGCGCCAACGGTTCCTTGGTGGCCACTGTGAGTGCCACAGACCTGGACGAGGGCTCCAACAAGGAAATCACTTATTCCTTGGCTCAAAATCCAGAAGCAGTTCTCCAAACATTTCAGGTTGACTCTCACACTGGAGAGGTTCGACTGAGGGGGCCCCTAGATTTTGAAGCAATTGAAACATATGATATTGACATTCAAGCCACCGATGGAGGGGGCCTCTCTGCCCACAGCAAAGTCCTGGTGGAAGTGGTGGATGTTAATGACAATCCTCCTGAGGTGACAGTTTCCTCTGTGTCCAGCCCTCTCCCTGAGGACTCCCCACTACAAACTGTAGTGGCCCTTTTCTCTATTCGAGACCGGGATGTTCGGGTGGGAGGAAAAATCACCTGTTTCCTCAGAGAAGACCTTCCTTTTGCGGTCAAACCGACTTTCCGGAATTCTTACTCATTGGTTACTGACAGAGGCTTGGATCGGGAAGAGGTTTCAGGCTACAACATCACCATTGTTGCCATGGATACTGGACCGCCCAGTCTGTTCACAGAAACTGTGATTGAGGTGTTAATAGCTGACATTAATGACAATCCCCCAGTATTTCAGGAAGACTCCTACATTTTGACTGTTCAAGAAAACAACAGCCCAGCAATTTTTATTGGCAAAGTTTACGCTGAGGATCTAGATTTGGGTGAGAATGCCCAAGTAACATATACTCTGCTGCCTCCACAAAGTGGAGATTTATCAGTCTTTGCTTACATCTCCATAAATTCAGACAATGGGAAGCTCTATGCGCTTAGAACCATGGATTATGAGGCCATTCAAAATTTTCAGTTTGTGGTAAAGGCAACTGATGGGGGCTTCCTCTCACTGAGTAGCCACGTTACTGTCAGGGTGGTTGTTCTGGATGACAATGACAACCGCCCAATGATCTTGTACCCACTGCAGAATGGCACCTTACCCTGCAACGACCTGGTGCCCAGGTCGGCGgatgcaggcttcctggtgaCCAAGGTAGTGGCTGTGGATGGTGACTCAGGTCAGAATTCTTGGCTTTCATATCATCTCCTTAAGGCCACTGACCCTGGGTTATTCTCTGTTCAACAACAAAATGGAGAAATCCGTACATTGCGGCAGATATCTGAAAGAGACCCTATGATTCAGAAACTGATCATTCTTGTTCAGGATCATGGCCAACCAGCTCTTTCCACTACTGCCTCACTCAACATCTTGCTGGTAAATGGTTTTTCTGAACCCTATCTGCAATTCCGGGATCCTTCCAAGAATCCTACAAGGGTAAATCCATCCACTAAATATTTGGTCATTTCTCTGGctgtgctttcctttctctttctcctctctgtcacGGTGATCTTTGGTATACACATCTACCAGAAggttaaatacagagaaaagttCACAGTTCAAGAGCATTTCTATGATGACTGTAATTTCCCTAATAACCTGGTACAAAGAGGGGCCAATGGATCATTATCTCAACCATGTCCCTATGAAATGTGCTCAGCCACTGGCACCAGCAATAGTGAGTTTCGGTTTCTTAAACGCTTTATGCCCAACTTCCCCTTCCCGCATGGCACTGGAGAGACAAAAACAGAAGCTGGCTCCCGTTTACCACCAGACTCTAATAGGAATAGGTCTCAGGGGTCAGAGGACCATGGCCAAGTACCTGACAACAGTATGTAG